One genomic region from Desulfurobacteriaceae bacterium encodes:
- a CDS encoding ankyrin repeat domain-containing protein, whose product MDENLKKFNEKKTYSKQNTAKEVFTFIAIIFPLAFLFYVIYVSYQKSQIKPLLSNFLEGKNLSISEYEKLYNFYGINLKDKEGNTLLHRLTLKVCSQKMNSIPPLIPRLLKDGLSPNERNRKGQTPLHLAAAYCKDEDTLKKLLSLFLKFGGDINAKDCAGNTPLFYTIDYDAYNPQIRTLLKFNPNVNVKNYYGWTPLCKAAFFDIGTSFQLLQKYGGNIREKCGEVSIPELVKTLSSRKVANYLEKLGIGFKEIKELKGNLKKLLFKSSINTFCVKEDFEKNIENAVAFSIYFDQADRVKAFFKHSLFSLNSTITSKEFPDTKLKSFSPLLLAVYSKSCSPKVLSYFLTLGVNPNKRLENGKTLLHICVERGCVECAKLLIENGADVHLKDKKGFTPYCIAVANGRKRVVKELLTYGANPKDPCVEMAKLLREMEEFSQDTLW is encoded by the coding sequence ATGGACGAAAATCTCAAAAAATTCAATGAGAAAAAAACTTACAGTAAACAGAATACAGCAAAAGAAGTTTTTACTTTTATCGCAATAATTTTTCCTCTTGCGTTTTTGTTCTACGTTATCTATGTCTCCTACCAAAAGTCCCAAATCAAACCTTTACTTTCCAACTTCCTAGAAGGTAAAAACCTTTCTATTTCTGAGTATGAGAAACTCTATAACTTCTATGGGATTAATCTAAAAGATAAAGAAGGAAATACTCTTCTCCACCGTTTAACTCTAAAAGTCTGTTCTCAAAAAATGAATTCTATCCCTCCTTTAATTCCAAGACTTTTAAAAGATGGACTTTCACCAAACGAAAGAAATAGAAAAGGACAAACTCCCCTCCATCTAGCTGCTGCCTACTGCAAAGATGAAGATACATTAAAAAAACTTCTTTCTCTTTTCCTAAAGTTTGGTGGTGACATAAATGCTAAGGATTGTGCAGGAAATACTCCACTCTTTTACACAATAGACTATGATGCTTACAACCCTCAAATAAGAACTCTTCTTAAGTTTAATCCAAATGTTAATGTCAAAAATTACTACGGATGGACACCTCTTTGCAAAGCCGCATTCTTCGATATTGGAACATCCTTTCAACTTCTACAAAAATATGGAGGGAACATTCGTGAGAAATGTGGAGAAGTTTCCATTCCAGAACTTGTAAAAACTTTAAGTAGTAGAAAAGTAGCTAATTACCTAGAAAAATTAGGAATAGGTTTTAAAGAAATTAAAGAGTTAAAAGGAAACTTAAAGAAACTACTTTTTAAATCTTCAATCAATACTTTTTGTGTTAAGGAAGACTTTGAAAAAAACATAGAAAACGCTGTAGCGTTCTCAATATATTTTGATCAAGCAGATAGAGTAAAAGCTTTTTTTAAGCACTCCTTATTCTCCTTAAATTCAACGATTACCTCCAAGGAATTTCCTGATACAAAGCTTAAAAGTTTTTCTCCACTGTTACTGGCTGTTTATAGCAAATCCTGTTCCCCAAAAGTCTTAAGTTATTTTCTAACACTTGGAGTTAACCCTAACAAAAGGTTAGAGAACGGTAAAACACTCCTTCACATCTGCGTAGAAAGAGGATGTGTCGAATGTGCAAAGCTTCTTATAGAAAATGGAGCAGACGTCCACCTAAAAGATAAAAAAGGCTTTACTCCTTACTGTATAGCTGTTGCTAATGGAAGAAAAAGAGTTGTAAAAGAACTTTTAACCTACGGAGCCAATCCTAAAGACCCTTGTGTTGAAATGGCTAAACTTCTTAGAGAAATGGAAGAGTTCTCTCAAGATACATTGTGGTAA
- a CDS encoding PIN domain-containing protein, giving the protein MRVLFDTNVILDVLLDRKPFSKPASNLLSKVEKGEITGVICATTITTIYYLVSKALNREKANECLDLLLNLVEVASVNRSVIETAGKLNFKDFEDAVIYASALHSKCSCIVTRNLEDFPTLKIPVFSPEEFLQVLKVKGE; this is encoded by the coding sequence ATGAGAGTTTTGTTTGACACAAATGTTATTTTAGATGTTCTTCTTGATCGGAAACCCTTTTCTAAGCCAGCTTCAAATTTACTTTCCAAAGTTGAAAAAGGAGAAATTACGGGAGTTATATGTGCAACTACTATAACTACTATCTACTACCTTGTAAGTAAGGCTCTTAATAGAGAGAAAGCTAATGAATGTCTAGACCTTCTTCTTAATCTTGTTGAAGTTGCTTCTGTAAATAGATCTGTCATAGAAACAGCCGGAAAATTAAATTTCAAAGATTTCGAAGATGCTGTTATATACGCTTCAGCACTTCATTCTAAATGTTCCTGTATTGTCACAAGAAATCTGGAGGATTTTCCTACTTTAAAAATTCCTGTATTTTCTCCTGAGGAGTTTCTGCAAGTATTAAAAGTGAAAGGTGAATAA
- a CDS encoding AbrB/MazE/SpoVT family DNA-binding domain-containing protein, translated as MFKSGNSWTLRLAKEVYIKRERNRIVLIPKEKKWDVLFEKLEEVKEETKNFLIERSQPDPQEKELF; from the coding sequence GTGTTTAAAAGTGGAAATTCATGGACATTAAGATTAGCAAAAGAAGTTTATATAAAGAGAGAAAGAAACCGTATAGTTCTAATACCTAAAGAAAAGAAATGGGATGTTCTCTTCGAAAAACTCGAAGAGGTAAAAGAAGAAACAAAAAATTTCTTAATCGAAAGAAGTCAACCAGATCCTCAAGAAAAGGAGCTATTTTGA
- a CDS encoding DUF6364 family protein, whose amino-acid sequence MKTKLTLRLDKTVIEEAKEYSRKRGESISQIVEKFFSVLLDDKNDKEELTPTVKKLKGLLRNTNIDEADYKEHLEGKYL is encoded by the coding sequence TTGAAAACAAAACTAACCTTAAGGTTAGATAAGACTGTTATAGAAGAGGCTAAAGAATATTCCAGGAAAAGAGGAGAATCTATTTCTCAAATAGTTGAGAAATTTTTTAGTGTTCTCCTAGATGACAAAAATGACAAAGAGGAGTTAACTCCTACAGTTAAGAAACTTAAAGGATTGTTAAGAAATACAAACATTGATGAGGCCGATTATAAGGAACATCTCGAAGGAAAGTACTTATGA
- a CDS encoding recombinase family protein, which produces MSTYAYIRVSTDKQETENQRFEILRYANEKKLGNVEIIEETISGRKSWKVRKIGALVPMLSKGDVLIITELSRLGRSMLEIMEILSILLRKGVELHVVKNRQVLKDDLQSKVFAMAFSIAAEIERELISQRTKEALRRRKAEGKPLGRPKGSYSSRLDKYKDQIEEFRKKGVSIASIAKILEVPYTTLYSYLKRRENSDSNF; this is translated from the coding sequence ATGTCTACTTACGCTTATATAAGAGTTTCTACTGATAAGCAAGAAACAGAAAACCAAAGATTTGAAATTCTTAGATATGCTAATGAGAAGAAGCTAGGAAATGTTGAGATTATAGAAGAAACTATAAGTGGTAGGAAAAGTTGGAAAGTTAGAAAAATAGGTGCCCTTGTCCCTATGCTTTCAAAAGGGGATGTTCTTATCATTACTGAGCTTTCAAGACTTGGTAGATCTATGCTAGAGATTATGGAAATCTTATCTATCCTTCTAAGAAAAGGTGTAGAACTCCACGTTGTTAAAAATAGGCAAGTGTTAAAAGACGACTTGCAAAGCAAAGTCTTTGCAATGGCTTTCTCTATAGCTGCAGAGATAGAAAGAGAGCTAATCAGTCAAAGAACAAAAGAAGCTTTGAGAAGGAGAAAAGCAGAAGGTAAACCTCTTGGTAGACCTAAAGGTAGCTATTCCTCCAGACTAGACAAATACAAAGACCAAATAGAAGAGTTTAGAAAAAAAGGTGTATCAATAGCATCTATTGCCAAGATTCTTGAAGTTCCTTATACAACTCTATATAGCTACCTAAAAAGACGAGAAAACTCAGATTCGAACTTCTAA
- a CDS encoding HepT-like ribonuclease domain-containing protein, whose amino-acid sequence MRDVLINDYFGVDYKLIWKTIIKEVPLLKEQVQKILVEIEENEK is encoded by the coding sequence ATGAGAGATGTTCTAATCAATGATTATTTTGGTGTAGATTACAAACTTATTTGGAAGACTATTATAAAAGAAGTGCCTTTACTTAAAGAGCAGGTGCAGAAAATCTTGGTAGAAATAGAAGAAAATGAGAAATAA
- a CDS encoding NfeD family protein yields the protein MSNGWVFLVLGLALIVIDVFVMTFFLFPVGVGFVLGYVFYSLSPSIFSFSVGFLLGLLSASFLSYKIAKKVKGVEDALSDLIGQEGIVVKKVDDMNYQIRFPLGAGGEELWIGFSEEELEYGDKVVVKKVIGNKVVVEKVK from the coding sequence ATGAGTAATGGATGGGTTTTTCTTGTATTAGGATTAGCTTTGATAGTGATTGATGTTTTTGTTATGACCTTTTTCCTATTTCCTGTAGGAGTAGGGTTTGTTCTAGGATATGTATTCTATTCCCTTTCACCAAGTATTTTTTCATTTTCAGTAGGTTTTCTATTAGGACTTCTGTCGGCTTCTTTCTTAAGTTACAAAATAGCTAAGAAGGTAAAGGGTGTAGAAGATGCTTTATCTGATCTGATTGGACAAGAGGGGATTGTTGTTAAAAAAGTGGACGATATGAATTATCAGATCCGGTTTCCACTTGGGGCTGGCGGAGAGGAATTGTGGATAGGATTTTCAGAGGAAGAACTTGAATATGGTGATAAAGTTGTTGTTAAAAAGGTTATAGGAAATAAGGTTGTTGTTGAAAAAGTAAAGTGA
- a CDS encoding methyltransferase domain-containing protein produces the protein MRENSYQDKYEWNAEDYARHSASQKKWAKELIDKMNLKGHEWVLDIGCGDGKVTAEIARHVPKGRVVGIDISEEMIAFASQKFPTSQYPNLIFIRMDASALSFREKFDIVFSNAVLHWITNHKPVLKGIYQALKPNGKCIVQMGGKGNAASVIETLDEIINERPWKEYFHDFSFPYGFYSPEEYKPWLEEAGFKIQYLELKPKIMVHEDIEEFKGWIRTTWLPYLCRIPKKLRNRFIETVAQRYVEKYPPSNDGKIKTLMQRLEFIVTK, from the coding sequence ATGAGGGAGAATTCATATCAGGACAAATATGAATGGAATGCAGAGGACTATGCAAGGCATTCTGCCTCTCAGAAAAAATGGGCAAAAGAATTGATTGATAAAATGAATTTAAAAGGACATGAATGGGTACTTGATATTGGTTGTGGTGATGGAAAAGTAACAGCTGAAATCGCCAGACACGTTCCTAAAGGCCGTGTAGTTGGAATTGATATTTCAGAAGAAATGATAGCCTTTGCTTCTCAAAAGTTTCCAACTTCGCAATACCCCAATCTAATTTTTATACGAATGGATGCCTCAGCATTATCCTTCCGGGAAAAATTTGATATTGTTTTTTCAAATGCAGTTCTTCACTGGATTACTAATCATAAGCCTGTACTAAAAGGAATATACCAAGCTTTAAAGCCAAATGGGAAATGTATTGTCCAAATGGGAGGCAAAGGGAATGCTGCAAGTGTTATTGAAACCTTAGATGAAATTATAAACGAAAGGCCTTGGAAAGAATACTTTCATGATTTCTCCTTTCCTTATGGCTTCTATTCTCCCGAGGAATATAAACCATGGCTTGAAGAAGCAGGATTCAAGATTCAATACCTTGAACTGAAGCCAAAAATTATGGTTCACGAAGATATTGAAGAGTTCAAAGGGTGGATACGAACTACTTGGTTGCCGTATCTCTGCCGAATACCTAAAAAGTTAAGGAATCGCTTCATTGAAACAGTCGCCCAAAGATATGTTGAAAAATACCCACCAAGTAATGATGGAAAAATCAAAACACTAATGCAGCGATTGGAATTCATAGTAACTAAATGA
- a CDS encoding SPFH domain-containing protein: MEWSIGTIIAVSLLVFLILIFLLSVKVVPQKEEWIVERLGRYHRRLGAGLHFIIPFVDSLIAKVSLKERVLDIPSQEVITKDNVVVGIDAVCYFTVVDPVSAVYNIENLEYAIVQTIQTNLRDVVGGMELDEILSSREKINARIKEVLQGASKSWGIIINRVEVREIKPPRNIAEAMSMLIEADRKKKAMILEAEGKKRAQELEAEGYKLAKMQEAEAIERIGEAQANAVKSVKEAVGDEKLAGLLLLGDNYVKSLEKIAESQNAKIVVLPSSVDSLLNLLGTSRGKRDE, translated from the coding sequence ATGGAATGGAGTATAGGAACAATAATTGCAGTAAGTCTTCTAGTTTTCTTAATACTCATTTTCTTATTATCAGTAAAGGTTGTTCCTCAAAAAGAAGAATGGATAGTAGAGAGATTAGGAAGATACCACAGGAGATTAGGGGCAGGACTTCATTTTATCATCCCTTTTGTTGATTCACTTATAGCGAAAGTAAGTCTAAAAGAACGGGTGCTTGATATTCCTTCTCAGGAAGTAATTACCAAAGACAATGTTGTGGTAGGAATAGATGCAGTTTGTTACTTTACGGTTGTTGACCCTGTTTCTGCTGTTTACAACATAGAGAATCTTGAGTATGCCATTGTGCAGACTATTCAAACAAACTTGAGAGATGTTGTAGGTGGAATGGAACTTGACGAAATTCTCTCTTCTAGGGAAAAGATAAATGCAAGGATTAAAGAAGTCCTTCAGGGGGCATCAAAAAGCTGGGGAATTATTATCAATAGGGTAGAGGTAAGGGAGATAAAACCACCAAGAAATATTGCAGAAGCTATGAGTATGCTAATTGAAGCGGATAGGAAAAAGAAAGCTATGATACTTGAGGCAGAAGGAAAGAAAAGGGCACAGGAACTAGAAGCTGAAGGATATAAGCTTGCCAAGATGCAAGAAGCTGAAGCTATTGAAAGAATTGGTGAAGCACAGGCAAATGCTGTAAAAAGCGTAAAAGAAGCGGTAGGAGATGAGAAGCTTGCAGGACTATTACTTCTTGGAGATAACTATGTAAAGTCCCTTGAAAAAATAGCGGAAAGCCAGAATGCAAAGATAGTTGTTCTTCCGTCCTCCGTGGATTCACTTTTAAATCTTTTAGGAACTTCAAGAGGAAAGAGAGATGAGTAA
- a CDS encoding PIN domain-containing protein produces the protein MIIEKVFVDANVIIDLFEDRTNSHYSISAIEKLLKLGVELFTSCDLITTIYYVLSKVNKEKALNYIEDSMSVFTLIPFSNKEVIEAVSLMKSNSNFKDLEDTIQYVLAKKEKCDLILTNDKRFFSPDIKIFTAKEVCEDLGIK, from the coding sequence ATGATAATTGAAAAAGTTTTTGTAGATGCCAATGTAATCATAGATCTTTTCGAAGATAGAACTAACTCTCATTACTCTATTTCGGCAATAGAGAAACTTCTAAAGTTGGGAGTTGAACTGTTTACAAGTTGTGATTTGATAACTACAATTTATTATGTTCTTTCTAAAGTTAACAAAGAAAAAGCTCTCAACTATATAGAAGACTCAATGTCTGTCTTTACCTTAATTCCCTTTTCAAATAAAGAAGTAATTGAAGCTGTTAGTTTAATGAAAAGCAATAGCAATTTTAAAGATCTTGAAGATACCATTCAGTATGTTCTTGCAAAGAAAGAGAAATGTGATTTGATACTCACTAACGATAAAAGATTCTTTTCTCCAGACATTAAAATTTTTACAGCGAAAGAGGTTTGTGAGGATCTCGGTATAAAATAA
- a CDS encoding nucleotidyltransferase family protein, with translation MKVKQPGKTLQKIIHALKEHQEELREIHKVKNLKVFGSYAKNEQTENSDLDLMVSFGKTLTLLEFIELKKYLESITGIKVDLVTEDGISPHIKPYIEATEIL, from the coding sequence TTGAAGGTTAAACAGCCAGGAAAAACTCTTCAGAAAATAATTCACGCTTTAAAGGAACACCAAGAAGAGCTTAGAGAAATACACAAGGTTAAGAATCTTAAAGTTTTCGGTTCTTATGCTAAGAATGAACAAACAGAAAATAGTGACCTTGACTTAATGGTTTCCTTTGGGAAGACTCTTACTTTGCTTGAGTTCATTGAACTTAAAAAGTACTTAGAGAGTATAACAGGAATAAAAGTGGATTTAGTTACAGAAGATGGCATAAGTCCTCATATAAAGCCATATATTGAAGCGACTGAGATATTGTAG